From the genome of Acidobacteriota bacterium:
CCGCCTGCCAGACCTTGCGGGTCAGCACCATGTCATCCAGCGCCGCCTGCCGGCGACGATCGACTTCCCGCAGGTACAGCCGTTCTTTTTCACCGCGTTGTCCTTCGAGGACCTTGACCCTTCGTGAACTCTCTTCGAGCCGGCGGGAGATCTGCCCGGCCTCGCGAGACAGTTCCTCATGGCGCTGCGCCAGCACCGGGCGCCGGGCCTGCAGCCCGCGTCGGTAGTTCTCCAGGGCCGCGAGAGTCGCGCCATCCACGCCACGGCGGCCGGCATCGGCGATTTCCCGGGAGCAGCTCTCGATCTCGCGGTCGATGGCTTCGAGCCGCTCTTCCACGTCGGCCCGGCGGGCCATCACGTCGGCCAACTCCCGGCGCTGCTCACGGCGCCGCACGCGGGCCAGCCGCAGGAGAACTTCCAGGCGATAGCGAAACCCGCTCACGGCGCGCTCTCCGCCTCGGCCTCGACGATGGCCCGCATGCTGCCGAGGGTCTCCTCCAGGCTGCTGGGCCTGTGCAGATCCTGTTGCAGCAAGTCGATGATCGCCTGCCGGCGACGGACGGCCTCGTCCAGCATGGGATCGACACCACTGCGGTAGGCACCGATGGCCACCAGGTCCTCGTGGTCCCGGTAGACCGCCATCAGGCGCCGGATATGGAGGGCCAGGCGCTTGTGCTCATCGTTCACCACTTCGCTCATCACTCGGGAGGTCGAAGCGAGCACATCGACGGCGGGATAGTGGGCCCGCTCGGCCAGCGTCCGCGACAGCACGATGTGGCCGTCCAGAATCGCACGGGAGGCGTCGGCCACCGGATCGGCCAGGTCGTCCCCCTCCACGAACACCGTGTAGATCCCCGTCAACGCGCCGCCGGAAGGGTCCCGGCCGGCACGCTCGAGCAGGCGGGGGAGAAAGGCGAAAACACTGGGGGTGTAGCCCTTGCTCGAGGGAGGCTCCCCGGTGGCCAGGCCGATCTCCCGGAGGGCCATGGCGACCCGGGTCAGCGAATCCATCAGAAGCGTCACATTGCGGCCGCGCCGGCGGAAGTCTTCCGCCACCGTGGTCGCGGCCAGCGCGCAGCGCACGCGCCGGAGAGGTGACTCGTCGGAGGTGGCCACGAAGACCACCGCCCGGCGACGTCCCTCCGCACCCAGCTCCGCCTCGACGAATTCCCGGACCTCACGGTTGCGCTCACCCACCAGCGAAATCACCACCACCTCGTCTTCCGCGTGGCGCGCGATGCTTCCCAGCAGTCGGCTCTTGCCCACGCCGGCGCCGGCGAAGATGCCGATCCGCTGGCCACGTCCGAGGGTCAGGAAACCGTCGATGGAACGCACACCCGTCGCCATCGGCTCGGTGATTCGCGGCCGGTCGAGGGCCGGCACGGGCGTGTCGTGAATCGGCGCGCTCCTGGTCACCCCCAGCTCGCCCCCACCATCGAGGGGACGGCCATCGCCGTCGAGGACACGGCCGAGCAAAGCGTCGCCGACGCCGACCCGGGGATGGCGGCCGGTGGCCACGATCCGGTCTGCGTGGCGCAACCCCCGCACCGGGTCGACGGGCATGGAATACACCCTTGAACCCTCGAATCCGACCACTTCCACCAGGCTCAGCAACTCACCGCTCGCGCCTTCCAGCCGGCACTCCTCACCCACGGCCACCTTCGGACCCCGACTCTCGATGGCCAGTCCGACCGACCGGGTCACCCGGCCCGCACGGCGGGTCAGGTCGAGCCGCTCGACCAGATCCCGGTCGGCCCGCAACCGCTCACCGATCCGCCTGGCCAGGGGATTCACTTTTCCTCCAGCAGACTTTCGCGCAGCACCTTGAGCGCGGTCTCCTGGCGGGCGTCGACTTCCTCGTCGGCCGTCTCGATCAGCACACCTCCACGGGCGATCGATTCGTCGGGAACCAGCGCGATGCCCTCGACGATCTCGGCGGCGCCGCCGCTACGCATCACTTCGAGATCCTCGGGGTGCAGCCGGATCTCCCGCACGGCCGTCGATCCGAGCTTGTCGAGGGTCTCGGCGACCACCCTCTCGACCACGGCGTCACCCTGGTCGATACGGGCGCGCACCATGCGAGCCGCGGCCGCGAGGGCCAGATCCACCGTCTCCCGCCTCAGGGAATCGAGGATATTCCGCCGCAGGGTGGCGATCTCCTCCAACGCCCGGGCGAGTTGTCGCGCTGCCTCCAGGCGCTCGGATTCGAGCTGCTTGTGCGCCTCGGCCGTGCCGCGGCGCAGACCTTCCTCGTAACCCTCGCGCATGGCCTGCTCGATCGAGCGCCGGCTCTCCTCGGTGTCCTCGTAGCCTGGCTGCACGGGGGGGCGATAGGGCCGCACCTCTCCCCGCTCAATCACCTTACCCGGCAACGGCCTGCTCCTCGATCGAGATCGCGCCTTCCTTTTCGAGCTTGAGAACAAGCTCGATGATCTGGCGCTGGGCGACTTCTATCTCGGAAACCTTGGGCGCCCCAAGGAATTCCATCTCCTCCTTGAGCATCTGGGATGCCCGCTCGGACATGTTCCGGCAGAACTGGACCTGCAACTCCGGTTCGGCCGCCTTGAGGGCCAGGGCCAGGGTGCTGCGATCGACCTGCTTGAGCACCTCCTGGGTATCCCGATCGCTGAGCAGACTGAGCATATCGAAGGTGAAGAGCATGTCCCTGAGCTGCTTGCCCAGTTCGGGATAGTCCTCGGCGAGCTCGTCGACGATCTCTTGCCCCACAGCGCGACCGAGACCCTGCAAGGTATCCGAGGCGGCCCGCACCCCGTCGAGAGGTACCAGCGGCTCTTCGCAGATCGCCTTGAGACCCTCCTCGAGCACCTTGCCGATGCGCTTGACCACTTCGGGTTGCACCTCTTCGATGGACGCCATGCGACGCGTGACTTCCAGCCGGCGCTCGGTTTCCATCGTCTTCATCACCCGCGCAGCCTTGCGTGGCGGCAGCAGCGCCATGATCAGGGCCACCGTCTGAGGCGCCTCCTCGGAGAGCAGCATCGCCAGGCGTCGCGAAGGCGCGCCGATCACCAGATCGGGCAGCTCGGGCGGAGGCAGAAGCGGGCCGTCCTCGTCCGCGTCCCGGATCCGGCGGGGCTCGAGCTCGTGGAGCAACTTGTCGGCCACCTCGGGCCGGGCCAGCGAAAGCATCTTCTTCGCCAGCGGCGGTCCGGCCAGTTCGAGGCCACGCGATTTGCGGATCAGCTCGTGGAATTCGTCGAGAACCTGCTCATGACGCGAAGGATCGATCATCTTGATCTGGGCAATCTCCATCGTGATCGCCCTGACCTCGTCGTCTTCCAGGTGCTTGAGCACCTCGGCACCCGCTTCCTCGCCCAGCAGGGTCAGAACGATCGCCGCCTTCTGCGCCCCGGTCAACTCATCCGCCATGGACTACTCCTCCGTCTCGTGCAGCCACACGCGCATGGTCTGGGCCATACCTTCAGGCTGTTCCGCGGCGAGCGCGGCAAGACGCTGGCGGAGAACTTCGAGCTGGGATGGAGGACCGAGCTGGAACTGCTGCTCGAGGTTGGCGCTCGCCTCGCTGCCCGGAGAAGTCCCTCCTCTCGAACCCACCGCCGGCAGAACCTGCTGCACCGTCTTCAGCATCGGGCGGTAGAAGAGCAGGAAAACCAGCAGCAACAACAGCACCAGGGAGGGGTACTTGAGCAGGGGAAGCCAGCTTCGAGGATCGAATCCCGGTTCCTCGATCACCGGTTCGGTGATCCTGAAGGGCGACTGCTCGACGGTCACCACATCGCCGCGGGCCTCATCGAAAGAAATCGCCGCCTTGACCAATTGCTCGATACGCGCCATTTCCTCGTCGCTGCGCGGAACGGGTTGGGCGGCCTCGTCCTCTTCCCCCTTGACCCAGGTCTGATCGACGAGCACGGCGACCGAGATGCGCTTGATGCGTCCCGTGGGCTCTTCGACCTGTTTTTCCACCACCGAGTACTCGTAACTGTTGGTCTGCCGGGTCTCGCTCTCGGAGGAACTGCGCGCGGAAGCACCGCCGGCGGCGGCGCCCGGCAGGTTGGATGCCGTCCCCGGCACGCCGCGGGCTCCCGCCCCTCCGCTGCTCGACTTCTTCTTCGATTTCTGCTCGGAAACCAGCACGCCGCGGTCGGGATCGTACTGGCGCTCCTTGCGTACCGAGCGGGTCAGGTCCAGATCGGCTGTCGTGCGGACGATGAAGCGGTCCTGTCCCACGAGGGGCTGCAGGACCTTGGCCACCTTGCGGTTGATGTCGCTCTCGACCGCGTTCTTCATCTCCACCTGGCGGAAAGCGGCCATCGAGCCGCCTCCACCTTCGCCGTCACCCTCCCAGAGCACGTGCCCGTTGGTATCCACGACACTGACATGCTCGATGTCCAGTTCCGGAACGGCCCCCGCCACGATGCGCGCGATGGCCTGCACGTTCTCTGCGGCGATCCGCCCGCCGCGCGCCACCGCGAGGGTCACCGATGCCTTGGCCACGTCGTCATCGTCGAGGAAGACCCGCTCTCCGGGCAGCACCAGGTGAACCCTCGCGGTCCGCACTTCGTCGAGCGATTCGATCGTTCGGGCCAGTTCATCCTCCAGCGCCCTCTGCAACCGCACCTGGTGCATCCGGTTGGACTGGGCAAAACTGTCGCCCTGAAACATCTCGATGAAGCCGAAACGACCGCTCTGGGGCAGGTTCTTCGCTGCCAGGTCGATGCGCGCCTGGTCGATCTTCTCGTAGGGCACCTCGATCGTCGTTCCCCCGTCGCTCAGGCGCAGGGGAACCTTGGCTGCCTGCAGTTCCTGAACGATCTCCTGGGCTTCCTTGCCGTCGAGGCCGGTGTAGAGCACGGTCCAGGTCGGCTGCTGGGCCCACCAGACGATGCCGCCGACGGCCGCGACGGTCATCCCGGCCGAAAGCACCAGGCTGATGCGCTGCCGAAGACTCAGCGACGCCCATGCTTGACTGATCTGTTGCAGGATCTCGTTCATCGTCGCTCCGCCGATCCGGGGGCCTCAACGCCCCGCCCGAATCAGACCTGCATCCGCATCACTTCCTTGTAGGCTTCGAGAAGCTTGTTGCGTACCTGCACGATGGTGCGGAACTGAAGGTCGGCTTTCTCCAGCTCGATCATCACGTTGTGCAGGTCGCCTCCCTTGCCGACGATAAAATCGGTGGCTTCCTGGTCCGCCGTGGTCAGGCCCTGGTCCACCTCGCGCAAGGCGTTCTCCAGGGCCTGGCCGAAACTCTTGCCGGGTCCCGTGTCTTCCCGCCCCACGGACGAGGATGGCCGGGGTTGCAGGCCTTCCGGCCGCAGTCCAAGGTCTCGGATGGATCCGTTCATCTACTCATTCCCCCGTTAGCGCGAGATCCGCAGCGCGGCCTCGTTCATCTTGCCGATGATCTTGACCACGTTGACATTGGCCTCGTAGGAGCGGACGGCGGAAAGCATGTCCACGACCTCTTCCACCGGATCCACGTTGGGATAGGCCACGTAGCCCTTGTCGTCGGCGTCGGGGTGCCCGGGCTCGTAGCGCATGATCGGCGGACGGGAGTCGGTGATCACGCCTTCGACCCGTACCCCCCGCACCGAGTCGTCGAGGACCTCCCCGAAGCTCTTCCCTTCGAGGGGAGTCGCCGCGACCACCGGCAGGCGACGCAGGTAGGGACCACCCTCGGGGGTCCGCGTCGTGCGGGCGTTGGCCAGGTTGGACGCGATCAACTCCATCCGCGCCCGCTCCATCTCCAAAGCGCTGCGGGCAACCTTGACGGCGTCATGCAGAGACATCAGGCACCTCTCCCTTCCATGATCGCGAAACGAAGCTGGCGCAGCTTGTTGCGCAGGACGTTGGTCGCCACCTCGTAGCGGTGGCGCGTCGCGGCCAGTTCGGCCATCTCGCGGTCGATGTTGACGTTGTTGCCGTCGGGCCGCGTGGCCAGGCCCTCGATCTCCACCGGACGCAGGCTCGTTTCCACCGAACCGCCGTCCTGGCGACGAGCCTGCTCGACGGCTTCCTGCAGCGTCGCGTTGAAGTCCACGTCGACGGTGCGGTAACCCGGGGTGTCCACGTTGCCCACGTTGGAGGCGAGCAGTTGCTGACGCCGGGTCATCACGTCGAGAGCCCGCTCCATCTGGTCGAAAAAGGGGTCGATGGATCTCACGGTTTCCTCCACTCCTTGCCCGCCGGGCCGCCACGACGGCACAACGGGGTCCGCTGTCTTGTGAAGCAAACCCCGTGCCGCTTTGGAACCGGCGCGGGACGTGGGTTTTCGCCCGACGAGGCGCGGGATCCCGGCAGCCGCGCGAGGAAAGCGTCAGAGGCTTGACGATGGAGCGGCAACATCTTCCTGCCTGAAGATTTTCAGCTTGTTGCGCAGGGTGCGGACCGAGATGCCCAGCATCTCCGATGCCCGGGTCCGATTGCCTCCCGCCGCATCCAGGGTCGCCTCGATCAGCTTCCGTTCGGCCTCGGCGATGGTCATCCCCGGACAGAGGCGGTCATCCCGGCCTGCCGCGCTCCAATCGTCGAGCAGCAGGCTCTCTTCGCCGATCTCACCGGAGTGGTCGAGGACCACCGCACGCTCGATCACGTTGCGCAGTTCCCTCACGTTTCCGGGCCAGGGATGGCGCCGCAGCCGCTCCAGCGCCTGCCGGGTGAAGTGGGGCGCCGGTCGCCCCGCACGCCGGGCCAGTTCCGCGGCCAGGTGGCGGGCCAGCAGCACCACGTCCCCGGGCCTCTCGCGCAGGGGCGGCACCTGCAGCGGAATCACGCAGAGACGGAAGTAGAGATCCTGGCGGAACCGCCCCTCCCCCACCGCCTGCCGCAGGTCCTGGTGGGTCGAGGCGATCACCCGCAGATCCACCTCCCGGGGCTCTCCCGCCCCGAGGGGCACGATCACCTTCTCCTCGAGGGCCCGCAGCAGCTTGGCTTGCAAGGCGAGAGGAAAGTCGCCGATCTCGTCGAGGAGAAGGGTGCCTCCGTCGGCCCGCTGAAAATGACCCTCCCGGTCGCTGTCGGCGCCGGTAAAAGCTCCCCGGCGAACGCCGAAGAGTTCGGCCTCGAGAAGGTCCGGAGGCAGGGCCGCGCAGTTGACGGCGACGAAGGGTCCGTCGGCGCGGGAACTGCGCCGGTGGATGTAGCGGGCCAGCACTTCCTTTCCCGTGCCGCTCTCGCCGGTGATCAGCACGGTGGTCTGGCTGCGGGCCGCCCGGCGAGCCTGCTCGAGCAGATCGAGGAAAGCCGGAGCCTGGCCGATCAAGCCAGGGTCGGAGGCCCCCGAACGGCGCGCCCCGCTCCCCTCGAAACAACGTCCCACCGCTTCGAGCAGGATCTGGGGCGCAAAGGGCTTGAGCAGGTAGTCCCTGGCCCCGCAGCGGATGGCCTCCACGGCGTCCGCCACGGTGCCGTAGGCGGTGACCATCACCACTCTCAGCTCGGGCCGGAGTTGCAGGGCGCGACCGAGCAATTCCTTGCCGTTCATCCGGGGCATGCGGATGTCGCTGACCATCACCTCCCAGGGACGGGCCGCCAGGGCCTCGAGAGCCTGGGCGCCGCTGCCGCAGCGCAGGACCTCGTAGCCGGAACGCTGGAGCACCCGGGCCATGGCCAAACGCATCGCCGCATCGTCGTCCACCACCAGCACTGATCGTTTCCGGTTCACGCTTGAGCTTCTCCTTCTGGACCGCTCCCCTTTGCGCCGACGAGCACTCCCGGCAGGCAGAGGCGGAGCAGGGCTCCCCCCTCCGGCGCCTGGCCGATCTCCACCCGGCCGCCGTGGGAAGTCGCCACCGCGTCCACCACGGCCAGACCGAGACCGGTACCTTCTTCCCGGGTGGAGTAGAAGGCCTCGAGCACTTCCTCGCGCATCTCCGGAGGAATGCCCGGACCGCTGTCACCCACCTCCAGCAACAGGTCGGCCCCCTCCGCACGCACCTCCAGGCGCACACGCCCCCCTTCCCCCGCCGCATCGAAGGCGTTGCCCAGCAGGTTGAGCAGGGCCTGGCGGAGGCCTTCTCCATCGACCTGCGCCGCCAGCGGCCCGGGGGGGAGGACGGCCTGCAATTCGATGCTCCGGGCCTGGGCCACGGGCCGCACGAAATCCCGGACCTCGCGGGCGAGAGCGCGAAGATCCTGGACCGTGGTGCGGGCGGGACCACCGCGCACCGTGGACAAGAGGCGATGCACGGTGCCCGACAGCCGGCGCACGCCCAGGAGGATCTGCTCGGCCAGTTCCCGGTCGTCGGGGCGGTCGTCGAGGTCCTCGATCAGCAGCGTGGCGCACAACTCGAGGGAACCGAGGGGATTGCGGACCTCGTGAGCCACTTCCGCCGCCATGCGCCCGAGAGCCTCCAGGCGCGAGCGACGCCGAGCCTGCTCCTCGAGACGCAGCAGGCGGGTCACGTCCTGGACCAGCAGAAGTCGGCCTTCGCCCAGCCCCGCCAGGCGCAGAACGCTTTCACGCAGGTCCCACGCCGGACCTCGCTCCCCTTGCGGTCTGACCAGGCTGGGAAAGTCGGAGACCGAGGCGAGGGCCGGATGGAGCCGGAAACCCTCCGCGGAGTCCTCCACGGCTTCCGCCCGCCGCGCCGCGGCGTTGGCCGCGATGATCCGACCGTCGGGACCCAGGAGAATCACCCCCGCCTCGATGCTCTCCAGCACGGAGTCGAGCAGCCCCGCCAGGCGCTGCTTTTCCTCCAGGGCCACCTCCAGCCGACCACGCACCTCCTCGAGGCGGCGCCCGAGCCGGGTGTACTGCTGCTCCAGGTGGCTCGAGGCCTGCTCCATGCGGGCCAGCACCGCCGGCAAATCGCGCTGGACGGCCAGGGTCGGCTCGGTCGTGCTCACGAGCTGGGCTCTCCCTCGGCGCGCAGCGGTTGCCCGCTGATCCGCGCCAGCAGTTGTTCGGCGGCGAAAAGGGCCGGCATCGGGGGCTTTTCCCTCTCGAGCAGTTTCTCGATCCTTTTGCGCGCCGCTTCCCGGCGCCCCTCACGCATCTCGCAGGCCGCCAGGCGGACCTGGAGCCAGTGCCGGGCAGAGGGCAGTTTCAGGCCCCGGGCGGCGGCACGGAAATCGACGCAAGCCTCTTTCCAGCGCCCCGCCAGCGCCCGGGCATCTCCCCGCATCAACGCGGCCTCGCCCCGTATCGGAGAGAGGGGCTCGAGCACGCGCGCCGCCTGCGCCTGCCGGCCCTGGGCCCATGCGGCACGGGCGGCCAGGGTCCGACGGTAGACCCTCTCGGAACCGTCGAGGGCCTGGCCCTGGAGGATCTCCCCGATCACCTCCCAGGCCTGCTCCCGCTCGAGGGCCCGCAGGCGCAGCGGATCGTCCAGGGGAATCCCCTTCACCTCCTCTCGCGGCAGGTTGCGGGCTACCCCCCGGCGGGCCACCTGGCCGTGCTTGCCGAAGGACCGGACCCTCAGCTTGTAGATCTTTCCCGCTTCCTCGTAATCGCCCACCGCTTCCCGGAGAGCGGCGGCGGCGAAGGTGGCCTCGGCGGAGAGCGCGGCGGTGCGATCGACCTTCCGGGCCAGCTCGAGGAAGAAAGCGGCCTCGGTGGGCTCGCCATCCAGCTCGGGCCCGAGCTTGCGCACCAGGCGATCGAAGTGGTTTCGCGCCATCTCCCTGATGAAGGGATCACCATTGCGCACCAGGCCGACGGCCATCAGCACCGCGGCCCGGACGCCCCGCTCCTGCTCTTCCATGTCCAGCAGCAGGCGCAGGGCCCTGGCAGCGGGCTCGGGGTCCAGGGCGCTGCTGATCACCGTTTCGAATTCCCCGCGCGCCTGATGCTTGCGCCCGAGAGAAGCGAGCACCTCCCCACGGGTCAGGCGTACCTGCACGGCCTCCAGCGGATCCTGTGTCTGCTCGAGCGCTTCCCCGATGAATTGCAGCGCCAACTCGCCGCGCCCCAAGTCCCGGAACGCGCGGGCCGCTTCGGAGAGGGCCCGGGAGCGCCTGGGATCCCTGGGAAAGAGATTGGCGAAATGCAGCATCACCTGGGCCGTACGCTTCGGCTCGCCGAGACGGGACACGGCCTCGGCGTAGAGCCACATGATCTCGGGGTCCAGCCGCACTCGATCCGGAGCGCGCTTTTCGAGGCGCTCGAGGCAGGCGCGTACCCGGGCGGTATCCCCCATCAAGGCGTAGGTCCGGGCCAGCCGGCCCAGAACCGCGATCGGATCGGCCAGCCCTTCGG
Proteins encoded in this window:
- a CDS encoding flagellar FliJ family protein — protein: MSGFRYRLEVLLRLARVRRREQRRELADVMARRADVEERLEAIDREIESCSREIADAGRRGVDGATLAALENYRRGLQARRPVLAQRHEELSREAGQISRRLEESSRRVKVLEGQRGEKERLYLREVDRRRQAALDDMVLTRKVWQAAAERRAREEGR
- a CDS encoding FliI/YscN family ATPase, which produces MNPLARRIGERLRADRDLVERLDLTRRAGRVTRSVGLAIESRGPKVAVGEECRLEGASGELLSLVEVVGFEGSRVYSMPVDPVRGLRHADRIVATGRHPRVGVGDALLGRVLDGDGRPLDGGGELGVTRSAPIHDTPVPALDRPRITEPMATGVRSIDGFLTLGRGQRIGIFAGAGVGKSRLLGSIARHAEDEVVVISLVGERNREVREFVEAELGAEGRRRAVVFVATSDESPLRRVRCALAATTVAEDFRRRGRNVTLLMDSLTRVAMALREIGLATGEPPSSKGYTPSVFAFLPRLLERAGRDPSGGALTGIYTVFVEGDDLADPVADASRAILDGHIVLSRTLAERAHYPAVDVLASTSRVMSEVVNDEHKRLALHIRRLMAVYRDHEDLVAIGAYRSGVDPMLDEAVRRRQAIIDLLQQDLHRPSSLEETLGSMRAIVEAEAESAP
- a CDS encoding FliH/SctL family protein — its product is MPGKVIERGEVRPYRPPVQPGYEDTEESRRSIEQAMREGYEEGLRRGTAEAHKQLESERLEAARQLARALEEIATLRRNILDSLRRETVDLALAAAARMVRARIDQGDAVVERVVAETLDKLGSTAVREIRLHPEDLEVMRSGGAAEIVEGIALVPDESIARGGVLIETADEEVDARQETALKVLRESLLEEK
- the fliG gene encoding flagellar motor switch protein FliG — translated: MADELTGAQKAAIVLTLLGEEAGAEVLKHLEDDEVRAITMEIAQIKMIDPSRHEQVLDEFHELIRKSRGLELAGPPLAKKMLSLARPEVADKLLHELEPRRIRDADEDGPLLPPPELPDLVIGAPSRRLAMLLSEEAPQTVALIMALLPPRKAARVMKTMETERRLEVTRRMASIEEVQPEVVKRIGKVLEEGLKAICEEPLVPLDGVRAASDTLQGLGRAVGQEIVDELAEDYPELGKQLRDMLFTFDMLSLLSDRDTQEVLKQVDRSTLALALKAAEPELQVQFCRNMSERASQMLKEEMEFLGAPKVSEIEVAQRQIIELVLKLEKEGAISIEEQAVAG
- the fliF gene encoding flagellar basal-body MS-ring/collar protein FliF; translated protein: MNEILQQISQAWASLSLRQRISLVLSAGMTVAAVGGIVWWAQQPTWTVLYTGLDGKEAQEIVQELQAAKVPLRLSDGGTTIEVPYEKIDQARIDLAAKNLPQSGRFGFIEMFQGDSFAQSNRMHQVRLQRALEDELARTIESLDEVRTARVHLVLPGERVFLDDDDVAKASVTLAVARGGRIAAENVQAIARIVAGAVPELDIEHVSVVDTNGHVLWEGDGEGGGGSMAAFRQVEMKNAVESDINRKVAKVLQPLVGQDRFIVRTTADLDLTRSVRKERQYDPDRGVLVSEQKSKKKSSSGGAGARGVPGTASNLPGAAAGGASARSSSESETRQTNSYEYSVVEKQVEEPTGRIKRISVAVLVDQTWVKGEEDEAAQPVPRSDEEMARIEQLVKAAISFDEARGDVVTVEQSPFRITEPVIEEPGFDPRSWLPLLKYPSLVLLLLLVFLLFYRPMLKTVQQVLPAVGSRGGTSPGSEASANLEQQFQLGPPSQLEVLRQRLAALAAEQPEGMAQTMRVWLHETEE
- the fliE gene encoding flagellar hook-basal body complex protein FliE: MNGSIRDLGLRPEGLQPRPSSSVGREDTGPGKSFGQALENALREVDQGLTTADQEATDFIVGKGGDLHNVMIELEKADLQFRTIVQVRNKLLEAYKEVMRMQV
- the flgC gene encoding flagellar basal body rod protein FlgC; the encoded protein is MSLHDAVKVARSALEMERARMELIASNLANARTTRTPEGGPYLRRLPVVAATPLEGKSFGEVLDDSVRGVRVEGVITDSRPPIMRYEPGHPDADDKGYVAYPNVDPVEEVVDMLSAVRSYEANVNVVKIIGKMNEAALRISR
- the flgB gene encoding flagellar basal body rod protein FlgB yields the protein MRSIDPFFDQMERALDVMTRRQQLLASNVGNVDTPGYRTVDVDFNATLQEAVEQARRQDGGSVETSLRPVEIEGLATRPDGNNVNIDREMAELAATRHRYEVATNVLRNKLRQLRFAIMEGRGA
- a CDS encoding sigma-54 dependent transcriptional regulator — encoded protein: MNRKRSVLVVDDDAAMRLAMARVLQRSGYEVLRCGSGAQALEALAARPWEVMVSDIRMPRMNGKELLGRALQLRPELRVVMVTAYGTVADAVEAIRCGARDYLLKPFAPQILLEAVGRCFEGSGARRSGASDPGLIGQAPAFLDLLEQARRAARSQTTVLITGESGTGKEVLARYIHRRSSRADGPFVAVNCAALPPDLLEAELFGVRRGAFTGADSDREGHFQRADGGTLLLDEIGDFPLALQAKLLRALEEKVIVPLGAGEPREVDLRVIASTHQDLRQAVGEGRFRQDLYFRLCVIPLQVPPLRERPGDVVLLARHLAAELARRAGRPAPHFTRQALERLRRHPWPGNVRELRNVIERAVVLDHSGEIGEESLLLDDWSAAGRDDRLCPGMTIAEAERKLIEATLDAAGGNRTRASEMLGISVRTLRNKLKIFRQEDVAAPSSSL
- a CDS encoding ATP-binding protein; the protein is MSTTEPTLAVQRDLPAVLARMEQASSHLEQQYTRLGRRLEEVRGRLEVALEEKQRLAGLLDSVLESIEAGVILLGPDGRIIAANAAARRAEAVEDSAEGFRLHPALASVSDFPSLVRPQGERGPAWDLRESVLRLAGLGEGRLLLVQDVTRLLRLEEQARRRSRLEALGRMAAEVAHEVRNPLGSLELCATLLIEDLDDRPDDRELAEQILLGVRRLSGTVHRLLSTVRGGPARTTVQDLRALAREVRDFVRPVAQARSIELQAVLPPGPLAAQVDGEGLRQALLNLLGNAFDAAGEGGRVRLEVRAEGADLLLEVGDSGPGIPPEMREEVLEAFYSTREEGTGLGLAVVDAVATSHGGRVEIGQAPEGGALLRLCLPGVLVGAKGSGPEGEAQA